GTGGACGCAATCATTGTCCCTATCGGCGGTGGGAGCGGTTGCTGTGGGGCTATCACAGTTTCCAAGGCGATCAATCCGAATGTCAAGATCATCGGTGTGCAAGCGGAAAATGCACCAGCTATCTACCGTTCATGGAAGACAGGAACGCGTGTAGAAACCGATTCTTGCGATACCATCGCAGATGGAATCGCGACCCGCTCGCCGTTTCCGTTGCCGTTGTCCATTATCAAAAAAGGCATTCACGACATTGTCCTGCTTAGCGAGGTGGAACTTGAAGAAGGTATCCGTTTGGCGTTGCGGTGGACGCATAACTTAGCGGAAGGCGCAGGCGCGTCTCCGATAGCAGCAGCGCATAAACTCACAGATACGCTGGCAGGGAAACGCGTCGTAATGGTGATGAGCGGTGCGAATCTGGACACGGAAACCCTCAAGAGAGTCCTCTCCTACCAGTTGTGAATTACGTAGACGGGAGCAGATCCGTCAGTCAATTGGATGGTTGCCGATTCCGCGCCTTCTACGAACTCGTTGCGAAGAGCGTTTGTTAAATCGGGGTGGATGTGTAGCGATCCCAAGTCCCAACGTAGATTTTCGCTTTTTTCGACGATGACGTTGGGAGATTCCGCAATGAGAGAAACGCGTTGCAGTCCGTTGTTTTTTCGGGTTAAATGCACTGCTGATAGCACATAGTGGATTGTTTGTCTCGGATCCCGTATCTCGGTTATGTAAGGTTCACCCGCAGACACACGATAATGCCCAAAACGCATCAGGTTGAGATTCCCAAGGAACTGATCTGTTTCATATTCTGTTGGACGCGGTAAACCGCCATAGATGATGATATGTCGGCAGTTGAACTGTTCTAAGGCGTAGTCTACGGCGAGTTGTCCATCGGTGTAATCTTTGTCCGTTTTTCCTACCCATTCCTGAACGATCTGCTTTGCCTGTGTGAGCGGTTTGGAACCCCGATGTGGGATCGAATCCATATCACCTATAAGGACATCAGGGATAAGCGATCTATCCGTATCCCGATTGAGTTCATCAAATATACGGATGCCTCCATCAGCACAGATTAGCGGGAACCCGTTTTCTACCGCGACTTCGATCTCTTGACGGTAAAAGTCGTGGTACCGTGTGTCGTAGTAGCCGTTGAGGAAAATAAGTGCTGCTTTCATCTTTTAATTTTACCTTGCGGTTCGGTCAAGTGGTTTCAGACTTTGCTACTCTTCCCGTAGAGCCGCCCTCCATTACATTACGGACTACGCGCTTTGGACTAACTTTTATAACGCCAGTTTGAAAATAAATCTGTAGGTGTTTTTGCTTGGGTGTTTCCCCTAGGTAGAGCGGTAAATACGCCAAAAAAATCGCAGAATGTGGAGAGATGTGTCGTTTTTCAAGACACTTTCTGTGTCAATACCGGTAGCGAAACCCAACTTGACCCTTTTATCAAACTCACGTTTTTATAACAATATTGTATGACGGAAGCAGTTGGCTCGGATAGTAGGAGCGTTTGACACGTTTTAGGTTCTCTAATCCTGAATCGTCCATTGCGTTTATCCATCTGTAGGTCCCCATCAATTCCTTACACAACTCGCGGTAGATGAACTGCGCGAGTCCTTTTATTCCAAGTTCTGTAATCTCAAATAGCACACAGAATGTGTCCGCGTTCAGTGGATGCCCGAAGGTGTAGCCTCTGATTTCCTCATCAATACGGACAACCCTGCCGAGAAGTCCGAGTGTCTCCGCATCCGCAATTGCGATTCGGTGCGCCGATCGGGAATCCTCAAGCATCGCACAATAGATTGCGTCGTCACATGTTGCTGCGCGTTCGGCATGCCACGCGTCATAGAGTCCGAAGCACGCCTCGCTGTCGGCGGTGCAGTAGGGTCTAAATTCTGCCGACGGATACCGCTCGATAAAGGCGTTATAGGCGTTGCGCTTGCTCTTGAAGCGATTGCCGCGCAACTCACCGAGTGTCCGTGTCTCATAGAGGTATTCCGTCTCCTTCAAGGTAGCGCGGAATCCGTCCTTTTCAAAAAAAGTCCGCAGCTCCTGTGGAACATTTTCGATTCTGGCGATGTGTGGATTCCGATTTGATTCTAACATAAATTGATATGCCATGCGAATAACATTTCGGTAGGTGTCGTTTTCAGGATCGCACGGCATCGGTAGAATCGGCATGAAATAGTCTTCAGCCTGTTTTGCGAAGATACATAGATGTTCCGCGAGCAGTACCCAATAAAACTGAAAATGCTCTTTCCACACGTAGAGCGGTGCGAAGGTGTAGTTGGAAAGACGCGTTCCCATCTGACGCGCATATTCGTCAAAAAGTGGCTTGTCATTAAGGGTGAGCGGTTGAAGTCGCATCTGTCAGCTTTTCATTGCGATTAGGAGATCGCTTCTACTCAGCGTATGGACAATTTTTACGGTGTCTTGGTAATCACCGATTAAGCACCAGTTGTCGATTATCTGCGCTCTGACCGATTCGGATTCGACGTAATCGATAACGTGGCGGATATGTTGCTGAAAGGCTTCCGTTTCAAGGTGTGCCTCACCAAATGGGCAGAGAGTATCTACGCCAAGCACAACATCGTTACCATCCTCGCTGAGCATCAGTGCGAACGGATAGAGTTGGCAGTCAAGCGGACGTATCGGATAGATGGTGCAGTGACTCGTCTCTGGTTCAAAAAACGGACAAATATAGAAATCGTTGTGCGGTTTTAGTTGGATCTGTGCGCTTTTTCCGTCTGCCTGTGGACGGAACAGTTCAGGATCGGCACCGTGTGCAATTGCGTTTTCTGTCTCTATCGCTGTGAAGATAGGCGCGAGCGGACTAGCTGCTTCTAAAAAACGGCAACAGACATCACACGAAAAACAAACGTCGCTGGGGATAATTTGGTAGAGGGTAGTGTTCTCTGGGTTAGGTGTATCCATCTTGTGTCCTTGAAATGTGGGTTCGGTGGCAAACCAACACCTCCGTCCTGGACGCGATTATAAACCCGAAGCCCGTTTGTAGTAGGGAAACCATTCATTGCCCGTTCTTTGGTTTCTGGGACATGATTATGAACCCAAAATCTTTCCTATTTCATCAATTACAATCTGAATCTCCACTTCGGTTAAACCAGGATGGAGCGGTAGACTCACGACGCGTTCAAATGCCGCCTCAGCACACGGGAAATCGCCGACACGGTAGCCGTATTGCTCCTGATAAAACTCGAAGAGGTGTAACGGGATGTAGTGGACACTGCATTCGATGTTTGCCTCGCTCAAGGCTCTGATAAATCCGTCACGTTCACCGGGTGGGAGTTGGATAATGTAGAGATGCCACGAATGCTCGTTGAGATTCTCCGGTGCTACTGGTGTCCTGACGTTCGGAAGATTCGCGAGTTCCTTTTGATAAATCTGCGCGAGATCTCGACGGCGTTCATGCTGTTTGTTGAGTTTCATGAGTTGGCACAACCCCATTGCTGCTTGAATATCGGTCATGTTGTATTTATAACCTTCAGTAGCGATGTCATAACGCCAGATATCGCGCTGTGACTGGCGCGCCCAAGCGTCCTTATCGATGCCGTGGAGTCGCATCGTGCGGAGCGGTTTGGCGAAGGCATCGTTGTTGGTAGTAATCATACCACCTTCCCCTGTTGTCAGATTTTTATTCGCATAGAAACTAAATGCTGACAGATCACCGATACTGCCGATGTGTTGCCCTTTGTATTCAGTCGGGATGGCGTGGGCAGCATCATCAATAAGGACAAGGTTATGGTTGCAGCAGATGTCCAATAACGCATCCATGTCACACGGGAGACCCGCAAAATGGACAGGCATTATTGCCTTCGTGCGTCGGGTTATCGCCTGTTCAATTTTGGTTATGTCGATGTTCAACGTATCAGGATTGATGTCTACAAAGACCGGTTTTGCTCCGACATATCGGATCGCCTCAGCAGTGGCGGTGAAAGTGTAAGGGGTCGTGATAACCTCATCCCTACTACCGATTTCGGCGACAACAAGACTTAGATGCAGCGCGTGGGTGCAGGAGCTGACAGCAATGGCGTGTTTAACACCGAGGTACTCGGCGAAGGCACGTTCAAATTCGCGCACTCTGTTCCCTGTGCTAATCCATTTAGAGGCGAGCACTTGGCTAACGGCTTCGATTTCGGTGTCATCAATCCACGGACGACTAAAGGGTATAAAAGGGTTTTTTGCCATTTTGATTTTACCTTGCGGTTCGGGGAAGTTCGTCTTGGGTTCAGGATTGTCTCCGTATACCCGCCTTCCATTTCGTTTCAGGCTTCGCTTTTTTATTTTTCCATAGTTTGTTGCAAAATTTGGATCATTGCTTCAAGAGCAAGGGTGTAACTATACGTGCCGAAACCGCCGATGACACCGACAGCGATCGCCGAGATATAGGAATGATGCCGAAATTCTTCACGGGCATAGATGTTAGAAAGGTGAATCTCTATGACGGGAAGTGCAACCGTAGAGAGTGCGTCTCGGATGGCGACGCTGGTATGTGTGTAAGCAGCGGGGTTAATCAGGATACCGTCTGCCCAGTCGATGTGGTCTCCGATGATTGAGATGAGTTCGCCTTCGTGATTGGATTGAAAAATTTTGAGCGTAATCGCGTGCGGTGATGCGGCTGCTTGACGATCAAGCATAACGTTAATATCTGATAATGTTTGGTGTCCATAAATCTCTGGTTGGCGTTTCCCTAAAAGGTGTAGATTCGGTCCGTGGAGGACGAGAATGTTCATGCGCGTGCTTCCTTTTTCTCTGAAGTATTGCCTTTCCTGAAAGAGTATACAGTGGATAAGAAAAATTTACAAAGTTTTTTCGTGCCTGCTGGAGAGGTAGGGGTGGGGAGTGAAGTAAGTCAGCTTGCTATGGAGGGGAAGTTGGGTTTCGCTTTGCTCAACCCATAGGTGTCAATTTTAGAAGCAACCGCCTCTTACCGTCGTAGGTTGGGTAGAACGGATGCCACCAAAACCGTAAAAAATCAGAGAAAAACGGAGATTTCTCCATATACGCTATATTCACCACATACTTAGTGAAACCCAACGCATTTGTTGTGAAGTTCCGGGGTTCTAAGGCTATGAAGTTGGGTTTCACTCGGTGTTGCGTGTATATGATGTCGTGTTGGATTTGACGTGTGTTTGGCAGACTGACATCCGCCTTCCGCAATGCCGTTCTACCCAACCTACGGACACCCCACGGAAACCTTAAATTGACACCTACCTTGGATTGAGGAAATTAGTTATGTGCACAGATGCCATTACGCATCAATGGCGTGTCCGAATTTCTCACGGAATTCATCGTGAACCATCTGCTCATAACCCGTCGTTTCCGTTATCGGGAGGTCGATAGGCATCATCCCCAAACGTGATGATTCGTATAGACCGATACACATCTCGACATCTTTCCGACCGCCGATGCCGTATTCCGGTGGCTCTCCTGTGAGTGCTGCCCTCGCTGTTGTCATAATCTCTTCCGCGGTTCCGACATTCCAATCGTCGATTGGGTATGTTCTGAAAGGATTTTCATAGACAATCTGTGGGTCGGTATGCACGACAATTCTGGAGAGAACATCTACGCCCTCGATGTGATGCCGTTCCGTTTCAATCGGAATTTCTTTCATTTCACCGTTGTCGATAACCCGCAGTGGGAAATCGGAAGTCCAGAAATCGGCATCTGTTATCACGCCCTTCGTTCCCATAATCTGCCTGTACTTAATTGTTTCCTCTCCGACTTGGGAGGTCTCATAGACACCGACAGCACCGCTTTCAAATTCGATAAGCGCGTGCCCCCAATCTTCGTAAACGCTGTTGGGTCCGGGAGCGAATTGCTTGGTAATTCCAGTAATTCTCTTCGGTTCGCTTTGGGCATAAAACCGAATCTGAGACATCCGATGAACACCCATGTCAATGCAAACACCGGAGTGGGAAGTAAATGTCGATATAGGGGACTCGATACCGCGCGGCTTTCCTGCTCCATGAACAAACGGCCTACGTCCGAAGGGTTCAACAAAGTGCACTCGCATAATATCACCAAGCACACCTTCCTGAATGAGTTTTATGATGATTCGATCCCCCGGCATCCGAAAGTAGTTTTCAGCGACCTCAAAATGGACGCCGTTTTCTCTGCAACTGTCTATGATTACATCACAACAGGCGAGGGTAGGTGCCATCGGTTTTTCGACGATCGGGTGCATCTTGTGTTCAGCGACGATTTTCGCGATCGGATGATGTGTATAATCGCCGGTGCTAATGTCTACAACGTCGATGTCACCGTGTTTCTCCAGCATCTCTTCGACATTTGTGTAGTACGGGAGACCATACGCTTCACCCGCTTCGCGAGCCGTATCCGCGTCTACGTCACATACCGCTACGTAATCCAGATCCCCTCTTTTCGTCAATTCGGCGATTGTCGGTAGATGCCAACGTTTCGCGACCCAACCACAACCTACGGATGCAATCTTGGCTTTCCGCATTCTTTGTCTCCTTAACGCTTTTCTTTTTCTCTAAACACATTCTCAAAATGACGTTCGTGCGTCTCTATAAGAGTAGGACTTACG
The genomic region above belongs to Candidatus Poribacteria bacterium and contains:
- a CDS encoding DUF2156 domain-containing protein, translating into MRLQPLTLNDKPLFDEYARQMGTRLSNYTFAPLYVWKEHFQFYWVLLAEHLCIFAKQAEDYFMPILPMPCDPENDTYRNVIRMAYQFMLESNRNPHIARIENVPQELRTFFEKDGFRATLKETEYLYETRTLGELRGNRFKSKRNAYNAFIERYPSAEFRPYCTADSEACFGLYDAWHAERAATCDDAIYCAMLEDSRSAHRIAIADAETLGLLGRVVRIDEEIRGYTFGHPLNADTFCVLFEITELGIKGLAQFIYRELCKELMGTYRWINAMDDSGLENLKRVKRSYYPSQLLPSYNIVIKT
- a CDS encoding DegT/DnrJ/EryC1/StrS aminotransferase family protein, encoding MAKNPFIPFSRPWIDDTEIEAVSQVLASKWISTGNRVREFERAFAEYLGVKHAIAVSSCTHALHLSLVVAEIGSRDEVITTPYTFTATAEAIRYVGAKPVFVDINPDTLNIDITKIEQAITRRTKAIMPVHFAGLPCDMDALLDICCNHNLVLIDDAAHAIPTEYKGQHIGSIGDLSAFSFYANKNLTTGEGGMITTNNDAFAKPLRTMRLHGIDKDAWARQSQRDIWRYDIATEGYKYNMTDIQAAMGLCQLMKLNKQHERRRDLAQIYQKELANLPNVRTPVAPENLNEHSWHLYIIQLPPGERDGFIRALSEANIECSVHYIPLHLFEFYQEQYGYRVGDFPCAEAAFERVVSLPLHPGLTEVEIQIVIDEIGKILGS
- a CDS encoding Gfo/Idh/MocA family oxidoreductase; this encodes MRKAKIASVGCGWVAKRWHLPTIAELTKRGDLDYVAVCDVDADTAREAGEAYGLPYYTNVEEMLEKHGDIDVVDISTGDYTHHPIAKIVAEHKMHPIVEKPMAPTLACCDVIIDSCRENGVHFEVAENYFRMPGDRIIIKLIQEGVLGDIMRVHFVEPFGRRPFVHGAGKPRGIESPISTFTSHSGVCIDMGVHRMSQIRFYAQSEPKRITGITKQFAPGPNSVYEDWGHALIEFESGAVGVYETSQVGEETIKYRQIMGTKGVITDADFWTSDFPLRVIDNGEMKEIPIETERHHIEGVDVLSRIVVHTDPQIVYENPFRTYPIDDWNVGTAEEIMTTARAALTGEPPEYGIGGRKDVEMCIGLYESSRLGMMPIDLPITETTGYEQMVHDEFREKFGHAIDA
- the aroQ gene encoding type II 3-dehydroquinate dehydratase, producing the protein MNILVLHGPNLHLLGKRQPEIYGHQTLSDINVMLDRQAAASPHAITLKIFQSNHEGELISIIGDHIDWADGILINPAAYTHTSVAIRDALSTVALPVIEIHLSNIYAREEFRHHSYISAIAVGVIGGFGTYSYTLALEAMIQILQQTMEK
- a CDS encoding YkgJ family cysteine cluster protein, with the protein product MDTPNPENTTLYQIIPSDVCFSCDVCCRFLEAASPLAPIFTAIETENAIAHGADPELFRPQADGKSAQIQLKPHNDFYICPFFEPETSHCTIYPIRPLDCQLYPFALMLSEDGNDVVLGVDTLCPFGEAHLETEAFQQHIRHVIDYVESESVRAQIIDNWCLIGDYQDTVKIVHTLSRSDLLIAMKS
- a CDS encoding thiamine pyrophosphokinase, with translation MKAALIFLNGYYDTRYHDFYRQEIEVAVENGFPLICADGGIRIFDELNRDTDRSLIPDVLIGDMDSIPHRGSKPLTQAKQIVQEWVGKTDKDYTDGQLAVDYALEQFNCRHIIIYGGLPRPTEYETDQFLGNLNLMRFGHYRVSAGEPYITEIRDPRQTIHYVLSAVHLTRKNNGLQRVSLIAESPNVIVEKSENLRWDLGSLHIHPDLTNALRNEFVEGAESATIQLTDGSAPVYVIHNW